From a single Calothrix sp. NIES-2098 genomic region:
- a CDS encoding glycosyl transferase family protein has product MSNNVDFTVAIPTYNGASRLPELLERLRNQLYTDTFSWEIIVVDNNSIDNTADVIKNYQASWDCPYPLKYYFEVEQGAAYARKRAVAEARGKLIGFLDDDNYPVYNWVATAYDFGQTHPKAGAYGSQIHPEWEVEPPKNFQRLAPFLAITERGNLPLIYEPQKKLLPPSAGLVIRRQAWLDCMPNQMILTGRVSHNMLTGEDLEMLSYIQKAGWEIWYNPEMEIYHKIPSWRLQREYLIPFFRGIGLSRYVTRMINIKPWSRPLALFAYTLNDLRKIAFHLLRYGLYVKHSLVLSCEMQLFLSSFISPLYLWSNGYLTHKFKN; this is encoded by the coding sequence ATGAGTAATAATGTTGACTTTACTGTAGCTATACCCACTTATAATGGTGCAAGTCGTTTGCCTGAACTATTAGAACGACTACGCAATCAACTCTACACTGACACATTTTCTTGGGAAATTATCGTTGTAGATAATAATAGTATAGATAATACAGCAGATGTTATTAAAAACTATCAAGCTTCTTGGGACTGCCCTTATCCTTTAAAATATTACTTTGAAGTGGAACAGGGCGCGGCTTATGCTAGAAAACGTGCCGTTGCAGAAGCGAGAGGTAAGTTGATTGGTTTTCTTGATGACGATAATTATCCAGTATATAACTGGGTAGCTACTGCTTATGATTTCGGTCAAACACACCCCAAAGCGGGAGCTTATGGTAGTCAGATTCATCCTGAATGGGAAGTAGAACCACCAAAAAATTTTCAGCGTCTTGCACCATTTTTGGCAATCACAGAAAGAGGAAATTTGCCTTTAATATATGAGCCTCAGAAAAAATTACTACCTCCATCTGCCGGACTTGTCATCCGCCGACAAGCCTGGTTAGACTGTATGCCAAATCAGATGATTTTAACTGGTAGAGTTTCCCACAATATGCTGACAGGTGAAGACTTAGAAATGTTGTCTTACATTCAAAAAGCTGGCTGGGAAATTTGGTATAACCCAGAAATGGAGATTTATCATAAAATTCCTAGCTGGCGTTTACAAAGAGAGTATTTAATTCCATTTTTTCGCGGTATTGGACTTAGCCGTTATGTTACACGCATGATAAATATAAAACCTTGGTCTAGGCCGTTAGCTTTATTTGCTTACACACTAAATGACCTCAGAAAAATAGCTTTTCATCTTCTGAGGTATGGGCTATATGTGAAACATAGTTTAGTTTTATCTTGTGAAATGCAACTTTTTTTAAGTAGTTTTATTAGCCCTTTATACCTTTGGAGTAATGGATATTTAACTCATAAATTTAAAAACTAA
- a CDS encoding glycosyl transferase family protein produces MDFTVAIPTYNGASTLPLVLERLQRQINTEKINWEVIVIDNNSNDNTSQVIEQFMADWNTTIPLKYFFEQTQGMAYARWRAIKEAKGKFVGFLDDDNLAAHDWVYQSYLFGIENPKLGAYGGEIVGKFEVEPPEDFDRAKTFLAIRKYASIATIFEVDKLRLPPGAGLVVRKKAWLQSVPSVVTQTQRGCEDYEISLYMHNHNWEIWYNPAMQIQHLIPAWRMQKNYLVNIARIYGMSTYQLRLMTVKADWQKPFLTIKIFLGALKRIIFHLLKYRSKVNSNLGIACEMSLYLGQIISPFYYLKR; encoded by the coding sequence ATGGATTTCACAGTAGCCATACCTACTTATAATGGTGCATCAACTTTGCCTTTAGTATTAGAGAGATTACAGAGGCAAATTAATACAGAAAAAATTAATTGGGAAGTAATAGTTATTGACAATAATAGTAACGACAATACTTCTCAAGTAATTGAACAGTTTATGGCTGATTGGAATACTACTATTCCATTGAAATATTTTTTTGAACAAACACAAGGAATGGCTTATGCACGCTGGCGGGCCATTAAAGAAGCAAAAGGTAAATTTGTTGGTTTTTTAGATGATGACAACTTAGCTGCTCATGACTGGGTTTATCAGTCTTACTTATTTGGTATAGAAAATCCCAAACTAGGCGCTTATGGAGGAGAAATTGTAGGGAAATTTGAAGTAGAACCTCCAGAAGATTTTGACAGAGCTAAAACGTTTTTAGCTATTAGAAAATACGCTAGCATAGCAACAATTTTTGAAGTAGATAAATTAAGATTGCCTCCTGGTGCAGGGTTGGTTGTTCGTAAAAAAGCATGGTTACAAAGCGTTCCCAGTGTAGTTACACAAACCCAAAGAGGATGTGAAGACTATGAAATCTCCCTATATATGCACAATCATAACTGGGAAATTTGGTATAACCCTGCTATGCAAATTCAGCATCTCATTCCAGCCTGGCGGATGCAAAAAAATTATTTAGTTAATATTGCCAGGATTTATGGTATGTCTACATACCAACTACGTTTAATGACTGTAAAAGCTGATTGGCAAAAACCTTTTCTTACGATCAAAATTTTCTTAGGTGCTTTGAAAAGAATAATTTTTCATTTACTTAAATATCGGAGTAAAGTTAATAGTAATTTAGGTATAGCTTGTGAAATGTCATTATACTTAGGTCAAATTATAAGCCCGTTTTACTATTTAAAACGCTAG
- a CDS encoding putative glycosyl transferase, with product MPVLPQISVIIPAYNSEKTIGQTIESVLNQTFADWELIIINDGSQDSTLDIIAQFQDSRIKVFSYLNAGLPISRNRGLEHAVGKFVSFLDADDLWTSDKLDAQLKALQANPQAAVAYSLTNCIDEKNEFLRRGTYITETGNVYAKLLVINFLENGSNPLIKREAIDIVGGFDEYLKAAQDWDIYLRLAAQYDFVAVPSPQILYRVSNNSMSTNVIRLEEACSAVIERAFKQAPISKQCLKKDAVANLYKYLLYKTLEGIPEKNRGVLAIKFFAKAIKSDVSLLRAPVCFKIFCHLIATFILPSQQATDLFVKFPKIFNISTLLGYMQI from the coding sequence ATGCCTGTTTTACCTCAAATTAGTGTAATCATACCAGCGTATAATAGCGAAAAAACTATTGGACAAACAATTGAATCTGTTTTAAATCAAACTTTCGCTGATTGGGAATTAATTATCATCAATGATGGTTCACAAGATTCAACATTAGATATTATTGCTCAGTTTCAAGACTCCCGCATAAAAGTGTTTTCATATCTAAATGCAGGTTTACCCATCAGTCGCAATCGTGGATTAGAACATGCAGTTGGAAAATTTGTAAGTTTCTTAGATGCTGATGATTTATGGACTTCAGATAAATTAGATGCTCAACTTAAAGCACTGCAAGCTAATCCTCAAGCAGCTGTTGCCTATAGTTTGACCAATTGTATTGATGAAAAAAACGAATTTTTACGAAGAGGTACATACATTACAGAGACAGGAAATGTTTATGCCAAGCTACTAGTAATTAATTTTTTAGAGAATGGTTCCAATCCTTTAATAAAGAGAGAAGCTATAGATATAGTCGGTGGTTTTGATGAATATTTAAAAGCTGCTCAAGACTGGGATATTTATTTGAGATTAGCTGCTCAGTATGATTTTGTAGCTGTCCCATCTCCTCAAATTTTATACCGTGTATCGAATAATTCAATGTCTACTAATGTTATTAGGTTGGAAGAAGCTTGCTCGGCAGTAATTGAAAGAGCTTTTAAGCAGGCTCCTATATCTAAACAATGTTTAAAAAAAGACGCTGTAGCTAATCTTTACAAGTATTTATTATATAAGACCTTGGAGGGTATACCAGAAAAGAATAGAGGCGTTCTAGCAATTAAATTTTTTGCAAAGGCTATCAAAAGTGATGTTAGCCTACTAAGAGCACCTGTATGTTTTAAAATTTTTTGTCATCTTATTGCAACATTTATACTGCCTTCTCAACAAGCAACAGATTTATTTGTTAAGTTTCCCAAAATCTTCAATATAAGTACTCTTTTAGGATATATGCAAATCTAG
- a CDS encoding glycosyl transferase family protein: MVSISVIIPVYNGEKTIQETIESVLNQTFSDFEIIVINDGSEDSTLEIVKSFTDHRIRIFSYANAGLAVSRNRGLSHAVGKYISFIDADDLWTKSKLESQLKRLQDNPSADVAYSWTNYIDEQGNFLTQGAHLTFNGNVYEKLLMGNFLENGSNPLINKQALIEVGGFDTSLKSAEDWDLWLRLAIRYLFVGVSSPQILYRVSATSMSTNLLRMENACLQVMERAFSQAPESIQKLKSQSITHLYRYLTCKSLQEPLNRQKSFLAAKFLLIFFIHDKHRLQSMRFTLTILLKIIIVIIFPVNLAKLLLITRKKTANKQNSIKSSSNSGFTLLEVLLVTLLIGILSAIAVPSWLTFVNNRRLNIAQDEVYRAMRQAQSQAKKEKLTWQTSFRENNGIVQWAIHPASVNPANANWNNLDANVRLDEESTLQQSNGVRRIQFDYMGNVDKPPLGRITLSSKHGGKAKRCVVVSTILGAIRTSKEQKTAEDGKYCY; the protein is encoded by the coding sequence ATGGTATCAATATCTGTAATTATCCCTGTTTACAATGGGGAAAAAACTATTCAAGAAACTATAGAATCTGTTTTAAATCAAACTTTTTCAGACTTTGAGATAATTGTAATTAATGATGGCTCTGAAGATTCTACTTTAGAAATTGTTAAAAGTTTTACAGACCATCGAATACGGATATTTTCTTATGCAAATGCAGGTTTAGCTGTAAGTCGTAATCGTGGCTTATCCCATGCAGTAGGTAAATACATTTCTTTCATTGATGCTGACGATCTCTGGACTAAAAGTAAGTTAGAGTCTCAATTAAAGAGACTACAAGATAACCCTTCGGCAGATGTTGCTTATAGTTGGACTAATTATATTGATGAGCAAGGTAACTTTCTAACTCAAGGTGCTCACTTAACATTTAATGGAAATGTTTATGAAAAACTTTTGATGGGCAACTTTTTAGAAAATGGTTCTAATCCTTTAATTAATAAACAAGCTTTAATTGAAGTTGGTGGTTTTGATACGTCGCTAAAATCTGCCGAGGACTGGGATTTATGGCTGAGATTAGCAATCCGTTATCTTTTTGTAGGGGTTTCATCTCCACAAATTTTATATAGAGTTTCTGCTACTTCTATGTCGACTAATCTTTTAAGGATGGAGAATGCCTGCTTGCAAGTGATGGAACGTGCTTTTTCTCAAGCTCCTGAGTCTATTCAAAAGCTAAAGTCACAGAGTATAACTCATCTTTATAGATATTTAACATGCAAATCTCTGCAAGAACCTTTGAATCGGCAAAAAAGTTTTCTAGCTGCTAAATTTTTATTGATTTTTTTTATACATGACAAACATCGCTTACAAAGTATGCGCTTTACATTAACAATATTATTGAAAATAATTATAGTTATTATTTTTCCTGTGAATCTAGCAAAATTATTATTAATTACAAGAAAAAAAACAGCCAATAAACAAAATTCAATTAAAAGTAGTTCTAACAGTGGCTTCACCTTGTTGGAAGTATTGCTAGTAACTTTGTTAATCGGAATATTAAGTGCGATCGCAGTACCCAGTTGGCTAACTTTTGTAAATAATCGCCGTCTGAATATCGCTCAAGACGAAGTTTACCGCGCTATGCGTCAAGCCCAAAGCCAAGCCAAAAAAGAAAAATTGACCTGGCAAACCAGTTTTAGAGAAAATAATGGTATTGTTCAATGGGCAATTCACCCTGCAAGTGTTAATCCTGCCAATGCTAACTGGAATAATTTAGATGCTAACGTTCGCTTAGATGAAGAATCAACCTTACAGCAATCAAATGGCGTGAGGCGAATCCAATTTGATTACATGGGTAATGTTGATAAACCTCCATTAGGAAGGATTACTTTGTCTAGTAAACATGGTGGTAAAGCTAAACGCTGTGTTGTTGTCTCGACAATTTTAGGAGCAATACGAACTAGTAAAGAGCAAAAGACAGCCGAAGATGGTAAGTATTGCTATTAA
- a CDS encoding glycosyl transferase family protein, translating into MFSIYILTYNEELDIAACIESAMLSDDIIVVDSCSSDRTVEIANRYPIRIVQHPFESHGRQRTWMLESILPKHEWVYILEADERMTPELFAECEQATQHPDYIGYYVAERVMFMNRWIRYSTQYPRYQMRLFRHGKVWFTDYGHTEREVCNGATSFLKETYPHYTCSKGLSRWIDKHNRYSTDEAAETLHQIEQGSVNWRDLFFGKSEVERRRALKDLSLRLPARPIIRFFYMYFLLGGFLDGRAGIAWCTLQALYEYLILLKVWEMKHAPVPSLDTQTSVIEQNTKADVA; encoded by the coding sequence ATGTTCTCAATTTATATACTGACATATAACGAAGAATTAGATATTGCCGCTTGCATAGAGTCAGCAATGCTATCGGATGACATTATTGTTGTCGATTCATGCAGTAGCGATCGCACTGTAGAAATTGCCAATCGCTATCCTATCCGCATCGTTCAACACCCTTTTGAAAGCCACGGACGTCAACGTACTTGGATGCTAGAGTCTATTCTGCCAAAGCACGAATGGGTCTATATTCTAGAAGCCGATGAGCGCATGACACCAGAACTGTTTGCCGAATGCGAACAAGCAACTCAGCATCCAGACTACATTGGCTACTATGTTGCCGAACGTGTGATGTTTATGAATCGTTGGATTCGCTATAGTACCCAATATCCACGTTACCAGATGCGCCTTTTCCGTCATGGTAAAGTTTGGTTCACAGATTATGGTCATACGGAGCGAGAGGTTTGTAATGGTGCAACTAGCTTTCTAAAAGAAACCTACCCCCATTACACTTGTAGCAAGGGCTTGAGCCGTTGGATTGATAAACACAACCGCTACTCTACAGATGAAGCCGCAGAAACATTACATCAAATTGAACAAGGTAGTGTTAACTGGCGAGATTTATTTTTTGGTAAGTCAGAAGTGGAAAGACGCCGCGCCTTGAAAGACTTATCTTTGCGTTTACCTGCTAGACCGATTATACGCTTCTTTTATATGTATTTTTTGTTGGGTGGCTTTTTAGATGGACGTGCTGGAATCGCTTGGTGTACATTACAGGCACTCTATGAATATTTAATTTTGCTCAAAGTTTGGGAAATGAAGCACGCACCCGTACCCAGCTTAGATACACAAACATCTGTTATAGAACAAAATACAAAGGCTGATGTCGCCTGA
- the nusB gene encoding transcription antitermination protein NusB, giving the protein MQDRKPQQLARELALLSLSQLPVNPKKLTEEHLPKLVLAAVRTLRSEVQDTLDNAAGELQRSHDRILSSQTRASDLNTARTMLQEAIAATQTAINQLGAAVEFPELIQLANQDKTVSRYAIQIVKTVSEERNAIDEQITAALVDWQVARLAQIDRDILRIAVAEMLFLDLPDSVAINEAVELAKRYSGDEGHRFINGVLRRVTERKKTTA; this is encoded by the coding sequence ATGCAAGACCGTAAACCCCAGCAACTTGCTCGCGAACTAGCGCTGTTAAGCCTCAGCCAGTTGCCTGTTAACCCCAAGAAATTGACAGAAGAACATCTACCCAAATTAGTACTAGCAGCAGTACGCACCTTGAGATCCGAAGTCCAAGATACGTTGGATAATGCTGCTGGCGAACTGCAACGCAGCCACGATCGCATCTTAAGCAGTCAAACTCGTGCTTCTGATCTGAATACCGCTAGAACCATGCTACAAGAGGCGATCGCAGCTACTCAAACAGCTATCAATCAACTCGGTGCAGCAGTAGAGTTTCCGGAGTTGATTCAACTGGCAAATCAGGACAAGACAGTCAGCAGATATGCGATTCAAATTGTCAAGACAGTCAGCGAAGAACGAAATGCGATCGACGAACAAATTACTGCTGCCTTGGTAGATTGGCAAGTTGCACGCCTTGCCCAAATAGATCGGGATATTCTCCGCATAGCTGTGGCAGAAATGTTGTTTTTAGACTTGCCTGATAGTGTAGCCATCAACGAAGCTGTAGAACTAGCCAAACGCTACAGTGGAGATGAAGGTCATCGCTTTATTAATGGCGTTCTGCGCCGAGTCACAGAACGAAAAAAGACTACTGCATAG
- a CDS encoding signal recognition particle-docking protein FtsY, producing MVFNWFRRQHNESSEIPAQQQQEETPPTPEPQPETAETSTAETTPETTADLLAFAKAAYKNIQQKQQSQAVEQEPAAEVEIETASSAASPELDASVSEAITEEPAEVAETTPSLNVDATVGETLAEEVHAIEESTATSASDITETPENVIETAASESVSIPEAEQPTIAANLSFLERAAAERQAKQERLIASAIEVPEPEIVQPAATTSTTVTPQTTEENTGLAFDEGFVWSAEILAAQGRRAEDISIEEITWLKKLRQGLDKTRRSILNQLKSIVGQGPLNQAAVAEIEALLLQADVGVEATDLIISSLQKKLREEVTPPEEAIAYLKQILRDMLDSPVQKNYKPSFAPEKDTLNIWLITGVNGAGKTTTIGKIAHLAQKSGYNCLIGAADTFRAAAVEQVKVWGNRSGVEVISNPGKNTDPAAVVFDAIAAAQARYTELLLVDTAGRLQNKKNLMDELTKIRRIIDKKAPNAKIESLLVLDSTLGQNGLRQAEVFSQAAQLSGVVLTKLDGTAKGGVALAVVQQLGLPIRFIGAGEGIEDLRPFSSYEFVEALLSG from the coding sequence ATGGTTTTTAATTGGTTCCGCCGTCAACATAACGAATCCTCTGAAATTCCTGCCCAACAACAGCAGGAAGAAACTCCTCCTACCCCAGAACCCCAACCAGAAACAGCCGAAACGTCAACAGCAGAAACTACACCAGAGACAACGGCAGATTTGTTAGCTTTTGCTAAAGCTGCTTATAAAAATATCCAGCAAAAACAGCAATCTCAAGCAGTTGAGCAAGAGCCAGCAGCAGAAGTTGAAATTGAAACTGCATCATCAGCAGCATCACCAGAATTAGATGCATCTGTTAGCGAAGCTATTACAGAAGAACCTGCTGAAGTTGCAGAAACTACACCAAGCTTAAACGTAGATGCAACTGTTGGCGAAACATTGGCTGAGGAAGTACATGCGATAGAAGAAAGTACAGCTACTTCTGCTTCCGATATTACTGAAACACCAGAGAATGTCATAGAAACAGCAGCCAGCGAATCTGTTAGTATCCCAGAAGCAGAACAGCCAACAATAGCAGCAAACTTATCGTTCTTGGAAAGGGCGGCGGCGGAACGACAAGCAAAGCAGGAAAGACTCATAGCTAGCGCCATTGAAGTACCAGAACCTGAGATAGTACAGCCAGCGGCTACTACCTCAACCACTGTCACGCCCCAGACAACAGAAGAAAATACTGGATTGGCTTTTGATGAAGGGTTTGTCTGGTCAGCAGAAATCTTAGCAGCCCAAGGTCGGCGTGCAGAGGATATTTCTATTGAAGAAATTACCTGGCTGAAAAAGTTACGCCAAGGGTTAGATAAAACTCGGCGGAGTATACTGAACCAACTCAAGTCAATTGTTGGTCAGGGGCCACTCAACCAAGCTGCTGTAGCGGAAATTGAAGCTTTGCTCCTGCAAGCCGATGTGGGTGTGGAAGCTACAGATTTAATTATCAGTTCCCTACAGAAAAAATTACGAGAGGAAGTTACTCCTCCAGAAGAAGCGATCGCTTACCTCAAACAAATTCTGCGGGATATGCTGGATAGTCCAGTACAAAAAAATTACAAACCGAGTTTTGCTCCGGAGAAAGACACCCTAAATATTTGGTTGATTACTGGTGTTAATGGCGCAGGTAAAACTACTACGATTGGTAAAATCGCTCACCTCGCACAAAAATCAGGTTATAACTGCTTGATTGGTGCAGCAGATACCTTCCGTGCCGCCGCTGTAGAACAGGTAAAGGTTTGGGGTAATCGTAGTGGTGTAGAAGTCATTTCCAATCCTGGTAAAAATACAGATCCAGCCGCCGTGGTGTTTGATGCGATCGCAGCTGCTCAAGCTAGATATACGGAATTACTTCTGGTTGATACCGCAGGACGACTGCAAAACAAGAAAAACTTAATGGACGAACTCACGAAAATTCGTCGGATTATTGACAAGAAAGCGCCTAATGCCAAAATCGAATCTCTCTTGGTTCTAGACTCTACTTTAGGTCAAAATGGATTGCGCCAAGCTGAAGTATTCTCCCAAGCTGCCCAACTCAGTGGTGTGGTATTAACTAAGCTGGATGGTACTGCTAAAGGAGGTGTAGCGCTGGCTGTGGTGCAACAGCTTGGTTTACCAATTCGCTTTATCGGTGCTGGTGAAGGAATTGAGGATCTACGTCCCTTTTCTAGTTACGAATTTGTCGAAGCTCTCTTGAGTGGCTGA
- a CDS encoding serine phosphatase, whose product MIVSQLPSQPTDSNNGAATDVTPVVALKELVSRLHREQNKIQDLLSSLGFALRSFNNLNQFLELIPLMATRVTDGDGSALFLYKPNGQVRLEQLHWQDSGQRRNIRKALETATSQITLVPNTAPLATATGILDDQMHRYLGPDVQIFGTAILVKHTERGWLYVLSRDPEYSWTETRQKLVRLVADQTAVAIENDELAVELKKKERLDQELEIGAEIQRRLLPRQCPIIPGAALAARCKPANRVGGDYYDFIPTNQNQIQLNPKTGLETGPLGLVIGDVMGKGVPAGLIMTMMRGMLRGEVLHGNSPSKILQNLNRVMYADLENSHRFVTLFYSEYNPQTRILSYSNAAHNPPLWWHAATKTVTRLDTLGMLIGLDANSQYEDAQAQLEPGDTVIYYTDGLTDAAAAGGDRFDEENFVASFSAACRYCDGPEEIVDYLFDQVQQFIGDDKQNTDDMTLVVLQIE is encoded by the coding sequence GTGATTGTGTCTCAACTGCCCTCTCAACCCACTGACAGTAATAATGGTGCTGCAACTGATGTCACTCCAGTCGTAGCGCTAAAAGAACTCGTGTCAAGGCTGCACCGGGAACAAAACAAAATTCAGGATTTGTTAAGTTCTTTAGGATTTGCCCTCAGAAGTTTCAATAATTTGAATCAATTTTTGGAGCTGATTCCGCTGATGGCAACTAGAGTCACAGATGGGGACGGCAGCGCCCTATTTCTCTATAAACCAAACGGTCAAGTTAGATTAGAACAACTACACTGGCAAGATAGCGGTCAGCGTCGGAATATTCGTAAAGCTCTAGAAACTGCTACTAGCCAAATCACACTTGTACCAAATACTGCCCCGCTAGCAACCGCCACGGGAATTTTAGACGATCAAATGCATCGTTATTTGGGGCCAGATGTGCAAATTTTTGGCACGGCTATTTTGGTAAAACATACAGAACGGGGATGGCTATATGTTTTAAGTCGAGATCCAGAATATAGCTGGACAGAAACTCGACAAAAGTTAGTCCGGTTAGTGGCAGATCAAACCGCAGTTGCGATTGAAAACGATGAATTAGCAGTAGAACTTAAGAAAAAAGAACGTCTAGATCAAGAATTAGAAATTGGTGCAGAAATTCAGCGCCGACTCTTACCACGCCAATGCCCAATTATTCCGGGTGCTGCCTTGGCTGCACGTTGTAAACCTGCTAATCGTGTCGGTGGAGATTACTACGACTTTATTCCCACCAATCAAAATCAGATTCAGCTAAATCCCAAAACTGGTTTAGAAACAGGGCCTTTGGGTTTAGTAATTGGGGATGTCATGGGTAAAGGTGTCCCCGCCGGGTTGATTATGACAATGATGCGGGGGATGTTGCGAGGAGAAGTATTGCATGGTAATTCCCCGTCAAAAATTCTGCAAAACTTAAATCGAGTCATGTATGCGGATTTAGAAAATTCTCACCGCTTTGTGACGTTATTTTATTCAGAATATAACCCCCAAACCAGAATTTTATCTTACAGCAATGCTGCCCATAACCCACCTTTGTGGTGGCACGCAGCCACAAAAACTGTAACTCGGTTAGATACTCTGGGAATGTTGATTGGTTTAGATGCGAATAGTCAATATGAAGATGCCCAGGCACAACTAGAACCTGGGGATACAGTTATTTATTATACAGATGGCTTAACTGATGCCGCAGCAGCAGGAGGCGATCGCTTCGATGAAGAAAACTTTGTTGCTAGCTTCAGCGCTGCTTGTAGATATTGTGATGGGCCAGAAGAGATTGTAGATTACTTATTTGACCAAGTACAGCAATTCATCGGTGATGATAAACAAAACACCGATGATATGACACTTGTGGTTTTACAAATTGAATAG